One Luteolibacter arcticus DNA segment encodes these proteins:
- a CDS encoding DUF1501 domain-containing protein, whose translation MNPITDYNSAITRRQFFRKNGTGLGVAALSSLLGGGQAFSSSMEDALPHIAPKAKRAIYISLIGAPSQLDLFDYKPDLKKRFKENLKDWLAKEGQRLTGMTSGQGSFPLAPTIFKFDQHGQGGAWISELLPWTAKMADDICIIKSMHTEAINHEPANQLVYTGSMQSGKASIGSWLSYGLGSMNEDLPSFVVLHANHSSPYSNVQAISARLWGSGYLPGKHAGVALRSKGDPVLYLQDSPGVSRELRRKMLDGLNAINQRSYEIVGDPEIQTRIQQYEMAFRMQASVPELADMSGEPEHVHELYGKDSKVGGTFASSALMARRLLERGTRFVQIFHRGWDQHGDLPRDLRSQCLDVDQGIYGLIQDLKQRGMLEDTLVIFGGEFGRTVYCQGALNETNYGRDHHPRCFSLWMAGGGIKGGQVYGETDEMSYNIVQDPVHIRDLHATILNQLGLSHERLAFKFQGLDQKLTGVEPAKVVKDILA comes from the coding sequence ATGAACCCGATCACCGACTACAACTCTGCCATCACCCGCCGACAGTTCTTCCGTAAGAACGGCACCGGCCTCGGTGTCGCCGCGCTGTCCTCGCTGCTCGGCGGTGGCCAGGCGTTTTCCTCGTCGATGGAGGATGCGCTGCCGCACATCGCGCCGAAGGCGAAGCGCGCGATCTACATCTCGCTCATTGGCGCGCCCTCACAGCTCGATCTTTTCGACTACAAGCCGGACCTCAAAAAGCGCTTCAAGGAAAACCTCAAGGACTGGCTGGCCAAGGAAGGCCAGCGACTCACCGGGATGACCTCTGGCCAAGGGTCCTTCCCGCTGGCACCAACGATTTTCAAGTTCGACCAGCATGGCCAAGGAGGCGCGTGGATCAGCGAGTTGCTGCCGTGGACCGCGAAGATGGCCGACGACATCTGCATCATCAAATCGATGCACACCGAGGCAATCAACCACGAGCCCGCCAACCAGCTTGTTTACACCGGCTCGATGCAATCCGGCAAAGCGTCCATCGGCTCATGGCTGTCCTATGGCCTCGGCAGCATGAACGAGGATTTGCCGAGTTTCGTAGTGCTGCATGCCAACCACAGCTCGCCCTACTCGAATGTCCAGGCTATCTCCGCACGCTTGTGGGGATCCGGCTACCTGCCGGGCAAGCACGCCGGCGTGGCGCTGCGCTCGAAGGGCGATCCGGTGCTCTACCTTCAGGATTCTCCCGGCGTCTCCCGCGAGTTGCGGCGCAAGATGCTCGATGGCCTCAACGCGATAAACCAGCGGTCCTACGAGATCGTCGGTGATCCGGAAATTCAGACCCGCATCCAGCAGTACGAGATGGCCTTCCGCATGCAGGCCTCGGTGCCGGAACTGGCTGACATGTCGGGCGAACCGGAACACGTCCACGAACTCTACGGCAAGGACAGCAAGGTCGGCGGCACCTTCGCCAGCTCGGCCCTGATGGCGCGGCGTTTGTTGGAACGTGGCACCCGCTTTGTGCAGATCTTCCACCGCGGCTGGGACCAGCACGGCGACCTGCCGCGCGACCTGCGCTCGCAATGCCTGGACGTCGATCAGGGCATCTACGGCCTGATCCAGGACCTCAAGCAACGCGGGATGCTTGAGGACACGCTGGTGATCTTCGGCGGCGAATTCGGCCGGACGGTCTATTGCCAAGGAGCGCTGAACGAAACCAACTACGGCCGCGACCACCACCCTCGCTGCTTCTCGCTGTGGATGGCCGGGGGGGGCATCAAGGGCGGGCAGGTCTATGGCGAGACCGACGAGATGAGTTACAACATCGTCCAGGATCCGGTGCACATCCGCGACCTGCACGCGACGATTTTGAACCAGCTCGGCCTCAGCCACGAGAGGTTGGCCTTCAAGTTCCAAGGTCTGGACCAGAAGCTCACCGGCGTGGAACCGGCCAAGGTGGTGAAGGACATCCTCGCGTAG
- a CDS encoding DUF1553 domain-containing protein — protein MTFEFPFLRKIVPWTIVASAAAFWGVAASGRVGAVEAPVDGGGGRGPRLPDIISFNEHVQPLLSENCYHCHGPDSGTREPKKAPLRLDREADAFAPREDGEPVILKGKPAESRLVQLIHEKDPEKIMPPPASHKTLGPEEIALLEKWVEQGAPYEAHWSFIPVKRPELPEAGKAWAANPIDPFIAAKLGEQGLKPNVPEELARFYRRMHLDLTGLPPAPEAVATFEQAAKVNPQAAIEQAADQLLATTASAEHFARHWLDAARYADTHGIHIDNFRSIWPYRDWVVRAFAANMPWDQFTTEQIAGDLLPNRTLDQQVATGFSRCLATTGEGGAIADEYDAIYAKDRVETVSAVWLGLTTGCAACHDHKFDPVSTKEFYSLTAFFRNTPMSALDGNNANHPPNVMVPLPEDRERLTALPGEIAEQERKIAARKDAVRNDFGHWLKTARSGRSAAADSTLAVHLPLDEDDGPLRGKAGGTSKQWEAKLSRVNAPSGKAAQVSDGIVDLGDFAGFKRDEGVSYGGLIRIEGQPTGAVIARMDPNQAFRGWDLYLQGGVPAAHVIDTWPAKGSKINGGDPLTPNEWHHVMVTFDGTQPSAKVLELYVDGRKVKTSFDANSVGPEIETKVPLRLGSREGGDSKLNGKVALQDFRFYRRLLSQQEISMLAQDGLVRGILAKRPEQRTKEQMDSLFRYYLTTVDQPSRELQSGLDVLKAEQSTLGNRGTVSLVMAEKPGEPFAHVLTRGVYSDKGEKVAPTTPAVLPPMAADAPKNRLGLARWLSDPANPLPARVTMNRTWYYFFGTGIVETNDDFGIMGARPSHPKLLDWLAAEFVDSKWDYRHMLKLIVTSAAYRQSGAVSPEKLEKDPSNRLVSRGPRFRMDAEVIRDTALSAAGLLSPKVGGAPVKPYQPEGVWEAVAMKESNTKNYKQDAGEALYRRSLYTLWKRTAPHPAMEIMNAPSREVFCVRRDRTNTPLQAFVTLNDPQFVEASRRLAEHTMAAVADPSQRIDYMTTRLMSRSLTAEERKVVQDTYESALAAYHADAKEAQAMISTGETKADPKLDVPQLAAWTLVASQLLNLDETLNK, from the coding sequence ATGACTTTTGAGTTCCCATTCCTTCGCAAGATTGTCCCGTGGACCATTGTGGCTTCGGCCGCGGCCTTCTGGGGCGTTGCGGCTTCAGGTCGTGTTGGCGCGGTGGAAGCTCCGGTGGACGGTGGCGGAGGCCGTGGCCCGCGCCTTCCAGACATCATCTCGTTCAACGAACACGTCCAGCCGCTGCTTTCCGAGAACTGCTACCATTGCCACGGGCCGGACAGCGGCACCCGCGAGCCGAAAAAGGCACCCCTGCGTCTCGATCGCGAGGCGGACGCCTTTGCGCCGCGGGAGGATGGCGAACCAGTGATCTTGAAGGGCAAGCCCGCCGAGTCGCGGCTGGTCCAGCTCATCCACGAGAAGGATCCGGAAAAGATCATGCCGCCGCCGGCTTCCCACAAGACGCTGGGACCGGAGGAGATCGCCTTGCTGGAAAAATGGGTTGAGCAAGGGGCTCCGTACGAAGCGCATTGGTCCTTCATCCCGGTGAAGCGCCCGGAGCTGCCCGAAGCGGGCAAGGCCTGGGCGGCCAACCCGATTGACCCTTTCATTGCTGCAAAACTCGGCGAGCAAGGACTCAAGCCAAACGTGCCCGAGGAATTGGCGCGCTTCTACCGCCGGATGCATCTGGATCTAACCGGACTGCCGCCTGCCCCTGAGGCGGTGGCGACCTTCGAACAAGCGGCCAAGGTCAATCCACAAGCGGCAATCGAACAGGCTGCCGACCAGTTGCTCGCCACCACCGCCAGCGCCGAGCACTTCGCCCGCCATTGGCTGGACGCCGCCCGCTACGCCGATACCCATGGCATCCACATCGACAACTTCCGGTCGATCTGGCCGTACCGCGACTGGGTGGTGCGCGCCTTCGCGGCGAACATGCCGTGGGATCAATTCACCACCGAGCAGATCGCCGGCGACCTGCTCCCGAACCGCACGCTCGATCAGCAAGTGGCTACCGGCTTCTCGCGCTGTCTTGCGACCACCGGAGAAGGCGGGGCCATTGCCGATGAGTACGATGCCATCTACGCCAAGGACCGAGTGGAAACCGTTTCCGCCGTTTGGCTAGGCCTGACCACCGGCTGTGCGGCCTGCCACGACCACAAGTTCGATCCGGTTTCGACCAAGGAGTTCTACTCGCTGACCGCCTTCTTCCGGAACACGCCGATGTCAGCGCTGGACGGAAACAATGCCAATCATCCGCCGAACGTCATGGTGCCGCTGCCGGAGGACCGCGAGCGCCTGACGGCCCTTCCCGGGGAGATCGCGGAGCAGGAACGCAAGATCGCGGCCCGCAAGGATGCGGTCAGGAATGACTTCGGGCACTGGCTGAAAACTGCAAGGAGCGGCCGGTCCGCCGCGGCCGATTCCACGCTGGCCGTGCACCTGCCGCTGGATGAAGACGACGGCCCGCTGCGTGGCAAGGCGGGGGGAACCTCAAAGCAATGGGAGGCGAAGCTCTCGCGGGTGAATGCTCCATCCGGCAAGGCGGCGCAAGTGAGCGACGGGATTGTGGACCTCGGGGACTTTGCGGGCTTCAAGCGCGACGAAGGCGTGAGCTACGGCGGCCTCATCCGCATTGAGGGTCAGCCAACCGGAGCGGTGATCGCGCGGATGGATCCCAATCAGGCCTTCCGCGGCTGGGATCTCTATCTGCAAGGCGGCGTGCCAGCCGCCCACGTCATCGACACCTGGCCCGCCAAGGGAAGCAAGATCAACGGTGGCGATCCGCTGACGCCGAATGAATGGCATCACGTGATGGTGACTTTCGACGGCACTCAACCCTCCGCCAAGGTGCTGGAGCTCTACGTGGACGGCAGGAAGGTGAAGACCTCGTTCGATGCGAACAGCGTGGGACCGGAAATCGAAACAAAGGTTCCGCTGCGCCTCGGCTCGCGTGAAGGCGGCGATTCGAAACTCAACGGCAAGGTGGCGCTCCAGGATTTCCGCTTCTACCGCCGCCTGCTTTCGCAGCAGGAAATTTCCATGCTCGCCCAAGATGGATTGGTGCGGGGCATTCTCGCGAAGAGACCGGAACAGCGGACCAAGGAGCAGATGGATTCGTTGTTTCGCTATTATCTGACGACGGTCGATCAACCGTCGCGCGAACTGCAGTCCGGACTCGATGTGCTGAAGGCCGAACAAAGCACCCTTGGCAACCGGGGCACGGTGTCGCTGGTCATGGCGGAGAAGCCCGGCGAGCCCTTCGCCCACGTGCTGACCCGCGGGGTCTATTCGGACAAGGGCGAGAAGGTCGCGCCTACCACACCCGCCGTACTTCCGCCGATGGCGGCCGACGCGCCGAAGAATCGCCTCGGCCTCGCTCGCTGGTTGAGCGATCCCGCCAATCCTTTGCCCGCACGGGTGACGATGAACCGTACCTGGTACTATTTCTTCGGCACCGGGATTGTCGAAACCAACGACGATTTCGGCATCATGGGCGCACGGCCCAGCCACCCGAAGTTGCTCGATTGGCTGGCGGCCGAGTTCGTCGACTCGAAGTGGGACTACCGGCACATGCTGAAGCTCATCGTGACCTCGGCGGCCTACCGGCAATCGGGCGCCGTCTCACCGGAGAAGCTCGAGAAAGATCCGTCGAATCGCTTGGTCTCCCGTGGCCCGCGCTTCAGGATGGATGCGGAGGTGATCCGCGACACCGCCCTTTCCGCGGCCGGCCTGCTTTCGCCCAAGGTAGGTGGTGCACCGGTGAAGCCGTATCAACCGGAAGGCGTGTGGGAGGCGGTGGCGATGAAGGAATCGAACACTAAGAACTACAAGCAGGACGCGGGCGAGGCGCTCTACCGGCGCTCGCTCTATACCCTGTGGAAGCGCACCGCGCCCCACCCGGCGATGGAGATCATGAACGCGCCGAGCCGTGAAGTCTTCTGCGTGCGCCGCGACCGGACCAACACGCCGCTCCAGGCCTTCGTGACGCTAAACGATCCGCAATTCGTCGAGGCTTCGCGACGGCTCGCGGAGCACACGATGGCCGCGGTCGCCGATCCGTCGCAGCGCATCGACTACATGACGACACGCCTGATGTCGCGCAGCCTGACGGCAGAGGAGCGCAAGGTGGTTCAGGACACGTATGAGTCCGCTCTTGCGGCCTACCACGCGGATGCCAAGGAGGCACAGGCGATGATCTCCACCGGCGAGACCAAGGCCGATCCGAAGCTGGATGTCCCGCAACTTGCCGCATGGACGCTCGTGGCGAGCCAGTTGTTAAACCTCGACGAGACGCTGAACAAGTAA
- a CDS encoding LysM peptidoglycan-binding domain-containing protein, giving the protein MQSRWLLLPAASLSLFLNSCVNGGGGLAGASNPSGTGPFDSRGNYVEAWADNPSAWRKGNTEIVEAVPDRPAADVPVTTQQTPVLVVNETPETVRTTTTVVYKKPTPGSSASLPKPKTTTTVVKTTTKPKTSTAVAKSTPKPTVKKQVVSKSKPKSARHTVRSGENLYNIAKRYGTSVSAIQKANGVKGATIRPGQALVIPR; this is encoded by the coding sequence ATGCAATCGCGTTGGCTTCTCCTTCCCGCCGCATCTCTTTCCCTTTTCCTGAACTCCTGCGTCAATGGTGGCGGCGGTCTTGCCGGCGCTTCCAACCCCTCCGGCACGGGCCCCTTCGATAGCCGGGGCAACTACGTCGAGGCTTGGGCCGACAACCCGTCAGCCTGGCGCAAGGGCAATACCGAAATCGTCGAAGCCGTGCCTGATCGCCCGGCGGCTGACGTGCCGGTGACGACGCAGCAGACTCCGGTGCTGGTGGTGAACGAGACTCCCGAGACGGTCCGCACGACGACCACGGTGGTTTACAAGAAGCCGACGCCGGGTTCCTCCGCGAGCCTGCCGAAGCCGAAAACCACCACGACCGTTGTCAAGACCACGACGAAGCCCAAGACCTCCACCGCGGTTGCCAAGTCGACGCCGAAGCCGACCGTCAAGAAGCAGGTGGTGTCGAAGTCGAAGCCGAAATCGGCGCGCCACACCGTGCGCTCGGGTGAAAACCTCTACAACATCGCCAAGCGCTACGGCACCAGCGTGAGCGCGATCCAGAAGGCCAATGGCGTGAAAGGCGCGACGATTCGCCCCGGCCAAGCACTGGTAATTCCCCGCTGA
- the recF gene encoding DNA replication/repair protein RecF (All proteins in this family for which functions are known are DNA-binding proteins that assist the filamentation of RecA onto DNA for the initiation of recombination or recombinational repair.), with protein sequence MIRTLRAVDFRCFSGLALEIPEGGALFTGDNAQGKTSILEAVCVLVRLHSPRTRKMPAMARMGGAGGFGVAGEAWEQERRVRWQKAFELTVDGEARDGSGSYLADGGLIVWMGNEDLELVRGSAETRRHYLDFMGSQLEPGYRTALARYRRALKAKNLLLKDPRPREDEIRSYEEVMISEGTLLVEARSRLVELISPRAAASQREVSGKEELLAIEYRPAGGHDLRLALEQARDRERRQRQSFVGPHRDDLLLSINGLPAGEFASEGQQRTLALSLKLAQGEALAAVRGSLPVYLIDDVFGELDPSRRNAVLRVLPTVAQKWITTTHLGWLDESAGLEGMARFAVKAGSIATA encoded by the coding sequence GTGATCCGCACCCTGCGCGCTGTCGATTTCCGCTGTTTTTCCGGCCTTGCGCTGGAGATTCCGGAAGGCGGGGCCCTGTTCACGGGGGATAATGCCCAAGGGAAAACCTCCATTTTGGAGGCCGTCTGCGTGCTGGTCCGGCTCCACTCGCCGCGGACGCGGAAGATGCCCGCCATGGCCCGTATGGGCGGGGCAGGGGGCTTTGGTGTCGCCGGGGAGGCATGGGAGCAAGAGCGCCGGGTACGTTGGCAAAAGGCCTTTGAGCTTACGGTGGATGGCGAGGCGCGGGACGGCTCCGGCAGCTATCTGGCGGATGGCGGGCTGATCGTGTGGATGGGCAACGAAGACCTCGAGCTGGTCCGCGGTTCGGCGGAAACGCGGCGGCATTATCTCGATTTCATGGGGTCGCAGCTCGAGCCGGGCTATCGGACGGCCTTGGCTCGCTATCGACGGGCCTTGAAGGCGAAGAATCTGCTCCTGAAAGATCCGCGGCCCCGCGAGGACGAGATCCGCTCGTATGAGGAGGTCATGATTTCCGAGGGGACCCTGCTGGTGGAAGCACGGTCCCGGCTGGTGGAACTCATCTCACCCCGCGCCGCCGCTTCGCAGCGTGAGGTCAGTGGAAAGGAGGAGCTGCTCGCCATAGAATACCGGCCTGCGGGCGGGCATGATTTGCGGCTCGCCTTGGAACAGGCCCGCGACCGGGAACGTCGGCAGCGCCAGAGCTTTGTGGGCCCGCATCGCGACGACCTGCTGCTCTCGATCAATGGGCTGCCCGCCGGGGAATTCGCCAGCGAAGGCCAGCAGCGGACCCTCGCGCTTTCGCTCAAGCTCGCCCAAGGGGAGGCCCTCGCGGCAGTCCGCGGAAGTCTGCCGGTCTATTTGATCGACGACGTCTTCGGGGAGCTGGATCCCAGTCGCCGGAATGCCGTGCTACGCGTGCTTCCCACCGTGGCGCAGAAATGGATCACCACCACGCACCTCGGCTGGCTCGACGAGTCCGCCGGCTTGGAGGGCATGGCCCGCTTTGCCGTGAAAGCGGGCAGCATTGCGACCGCTTGA
- the hisS gene encoding histidine--tRNA ligase, with translation MAGPRFQALPGFRDFLPKDTAARNYLFEIWRSVARRYGFVEYETPLLEDTALYMKKAGGELNSQLFRFEDQGGRDVTLRPEVTASLARLVAQHQRDFPKPLKWFEIGQCFRYEKPQKGRGREFFQFNVDILGEAGPQADAELIALAIDTMLAFGFQPGDFVVRVSDRQAWLDFASQRGVKEESIPDFLQIIDKLEREKPEVTAEKLSAIGLTTDEVTAFIANPENASSAFETIRAELTARGLGEYLSLDLSIVRGLAYYTGVVFEVFDSRKSMRAVAGGGRYDTLVGVISDGGVEMPATGFAMGDYVIRNLIEETPHAELNMASWLQRNAAACDIYLVLADDSKRPEALEILSELRNAGISCDLPFSAAKVNKQFQNAERSGARFALVIGSELPELKLKNLSFRNEESCHVLGLADWLVDRLKQPDGPLLA, from the coding sequence ATGGCAGGGCCTCGTTTCCAAGCACTTCCCGGATTCCGCGACTTTCTCCCGAAAGACACCGCGGCCCGTAACTATTTGTTCGAAATCTGGCGCTCGGTCGCCCGCCGCTATGGCTTCGTGGAATACGAGACGCCGCTGCTGGAGGACACCGCGCTCTATATGAAGAAGGCAGGAGGCGAGCTGAACTCGCAGCTCTTCCGCTTCGAGGACCAAGGCGGCCGCGACGTGACCCTGCGTCCCGAGGTCACGGCCTCGCTGGCACGCCTCGTCGCCCAGCATCAGCGCGATTTCCCGAAGCCGCTGAAGTGGTTCGAGATCGGCCAGTGCTTCCGCTACGAGAAGCCGCAGAAAGGTCGCGGCCGGGAATTCTTCCAATTCAACGTCGACATCCTCGGCGAAGCCGGCCCACAGGCCGATGCCGAGCTGATCGCCTTGGCAATCGACACCATGCTCGCCTTCGGGTTCCAGCCGGGGGACTTCGTCGTGCGCGTCTCCGACCGCCAGGCATGGCTCGACTTCGCGTCGCAGCGCGGCGTGAAGGAAGAGAGCATCCCGGATTTCCTCCAGATCATCGACAAGCTGGAGCGCGAGAAGCCGGAGGTCACCGCGGAGAAGCTCTCCGCGATTGGCCTCACCACCGACGAGGTCACCGCCTTCATCGCGAACCCCGAGAACGCGTCATCCGCTTTCGAAACCATCCGTGCCGAACTGACCGCACGCGGGCTGGGCGAATACCTCTCGCTGGATCTCTCCATTGTCCGAGGACTGGCGTACTACACCGGCGTCGTCTTCGAGGTCTTTGATTCAAGGAAGAGCATGCGCGCCGTCGCCGGCGGTGGCCGCTACGACACCCTCGTTGGTGTCATTTCCGACGGCGGCGTGGAGATGCCCGCGACTGGCTTCGCCATGGGCGACTACGTCATCCGCAATCTCATCGAGGAAACCCCGCATGCCGAGCTGAACATGGCCTCATGGCTCCAGCGCAATGCCGCCGCCTGCGACATCTACCTCGTGCTCGCCGACGACTCGAAGCGCCCCGAGGCCCTCGAAATCCTCAGCGAACTCCGCAACGCCGGCATCTCCTGCGACCTCCCCTTCTCCGCCGCGAAGGTGAACAAGCAGTTCCAGAATGCCGAGCGCAGCGGTGCCCGCTTCGCCCTCGTCATCGGCAGCGAACTGCCCGAGCTCAAGCTGAAGAACCTCTCCTTCCGCAACGAGGAAAGCTGCCATGTCCTCGGCCTCGCCGACTGGCTCGTCGACCGCCTCAAGCAACCCGACGGCCCGCTTCTTGCCTGA
- a CDS encoding GxxExxY protein, whose amino-acid sequence MSSASPTGSSTASSNPTARFLPEEFQPQMNGMDADEPHAKETEAIIGCAFSVLNALGHGFHEKPYENGLVVEFRHRGISFFQQPRYPLTYRGELVGEYVPDLTAFDKVVVDAKTIDRITDHEIGKMLNYLRVTGLQVGLILNFKHAKLQFRPVTLTRPDSPDLHS is encoded by the coding sequence ATGTCCTCGGCCTCGCCGACTGGCTCGTCGACCGCCTCAAGCAACCCGACGGCCCGCTTCTTGCCTGAAGAATTTCAACCGCAGATGAACGGGATGGACGCAGATGAACCACATGCGAAAGAAACCGAAGCAATCATCGGATGCGCTTTTTCGGTTTTGAACGCATTGGGTCACGGCTTCCATGAAAAACCTTACGAGAATGGGTTGGTCGTCGAGTTCCGCCACCGGGGGATTTCCTTTTTCCAGCAACCGCGCTACCCCCTGACTTATCGCGGCGAGTTAGTTGGCGAATACGTTCCCGATCTCACCGCTTTCGACAAGGTGGTCGTGGATGCGAAAACCATCGACAGAATCACTGATCATGAGATCGGCAAGATGTTGAACTACCTGAGGGTAACCGGCTTGCAGGTCGGCCTCATCCTCAATTTCAAACACGCCAAGCTACAGTTCCGCCCGGTTACTCTCACGCGTCCCGATTCCCCGGACCTCCATTCCTGA
- the aspS gene encoding aspartate--tRNA ligase, with amino-acid sequence MRTHHCNELRPAHIGETVTLIGWVNTVRDQGGVIFVDLRDREGLTQCVFRPEESPEAAAASHKLRGEDVVQVIGKVANRLEGTANDKLGTGEIEIVATQLVVVNKADVLPFQLDKELSNEDIRMRYRYLDIRRPRMSQNLRTRHRVTKATRDYLDENGFCEIETPILSKSTPEGARDFLVPSRLQPGSFYALPQAPQQYKQLLMVGGMEKYFQIAKCFRDEDLRADRQPEFTQIDIEASFVHQDDIIGLVEGLLGRVFKESRGADIPKSFDRVTYNDAMNTYGSDKPDRRFGYHLTDLGDVFANSSFKVFSGALASGGTIKAINAKGFSDISTGQVKTLEQIAIQAGAKGLAYIQVRGETVDTWRSPITKFLSPEEIEAMKQKLNIETGDLILFAAGAWDQSCDILGRVRLACAEMQNLLEGNEELNFLWVTEFPLLAKDEETGGFVAVHHPFTRPLKEDEERFLTEGPSTDLRAQAYDVVLNGYELGGGSIRIHEGPLQSAMFKALGISEETAAEEFGHILDAFRFGAPPHGGLALGLDRLVMLICNEHSIREVMAFPKNNKGSDLMSQSPAEVDPKQLRDLRIQTLKKPGTAPAAVVQS; translated from the coding sequence ATGCGCACGCACCACTGCAACGAACTCCGCCCCGCCCACATCGGTGAAACCGTCACCTTGATCGGCTGGGTCAATACCGTGCGAGATCAGGGCGGCGTCATCTTCGTGGACCTCCGCGACCGCGAAGGCCTGACGCAGTGCGTCTTCCGCCCGGAGGAAAGTCCGGAAGCAGCTGCCGCCAGTCACAAGCTCCGCGGCGAAGACGTGGTGCAGGTCATCGGTAAGGTCGCCAACCGCCTCGAAGGCACGGCCAACGACAAGCTCGGCACCGGCGAGATCGAAATTGTCGCCACCCAGCTCGTGGTGGTGAACAAGGCCGACGTCCTCCCCTTCCAGCTCGATAAGGAACTGTCCAACGAGGACATCCGCATGCGCTATCGCTACCTCGACATCCGCCGCCCGCGCATGTCGCAGAACCTGCGCACGCGCCACCGCGTGACCAAGGCGACCCGCGATTACCTCGACGAAAACGGCTTCTGCGAGATCGAGACGCCGATCCTCTCCAAGTCCACACCGGAAGGCGCACGCGACTTCCTCGTCCCATCGCGCCTCCAGCCCGGTTCCTTCTACGCCCTGCCCCAGGCCCCGCAGCAGTACAAGCAACTGCTCATGGTCGGCGGCATGGAGAAGTATTTCCAGATCGCCAAGTGCTTCCGCGACGAGGACCTGCGCGCCGACCGCCAGCCGGAGTTCACGCAGATCGACATCGAAGCATCCTTCGTCCATCAGGACGACATCATCGGCTTGGTGGAAGGATTGCTCGGCCGCGTCTTCAAGGAGTCGCGCGGAGCGGACATCCCGAAGAGCTTCGATCGCGTCACCTACAACGACGCAATGAACACTTACGGCTCCGACAAGCCGGACCGTCGCTTTGGCTACCACCTCACCGATCTCGGCGATGTCTTCGCGAACTCGTCCTTCAAGGTCTTCTCCGGCGCACTCGCTTCCGGTGGCACCATCAAGGCCATCAACGCGAAGGGCTTCTCCGACATCTCCACCGGCCAGGTGAAGACGCTGGAACAAATCGCCATCCAGGCCGGCGCGAAGGGCCTCGCCTACATCCAGGTCCGCGGCGAGACCGTCGATACTTGGCGCTCCCCCATCACCAAGTTCCTCTCGCCCGAGGAGATCGAGGCGATGAAGCAGAAGCTCAACATCGAGACCGGCGACCTGATCCTCTTCGCCGCCGGCGCTTGGGATCAATCCTGCGACATCCTCGGCCGCGTGCGCCTTGCCTGCGCGGAGATGCAAAACCTGCTCGAAGGCAACGAAGAGCTGAACTTCCTCTGGGTTACCGAATTCCCGCTGCTCGCGAAGGATGAGGAGACCGGCGGCTTCGTGGCCGTGCACCACCCCTTCACCCGCCCTCTCAAGGAAGACGAGGAGCGCTTCCTGACCGAAGGCCCCTCCACCGATCTCCGTGCCCAGGCCTACGATGTGGTCTTGAACGGCTACGAGCTCGGCGGTGGTTCCATCCGGATCCACGAAGGCCCGCTGCAGTCCGCGATGTTCAAGGCACTCGGCATCTCCGAGGAAACCGCAGCCGAGGAATTCGGCCACATCCTCGATGCCTTCCGCTTCGGCGCCCCTCCGCACGGCGGCCTCGCCCTCGGCCTCGACCGCCTCGTCATGCTGATCTGCAACGAGCACTCGATCCGCGAGGTCATGGCCTTCCCGAAGAACAACAAGGGCAGCGACCTCATGAGCCAATCGCCCGCCGAGGTCGATCCCAAGCAGCTCCGCGACCTGCGCATCCAGACCCTGAAGAAGCCCGGCACGGCACCCGCCGCGGTGGTGCAAAGTTAA
- a CDS encoding DUF3592 domain-containing protein: MARALKRKTVITIPRNERFITIALGGLFLTIGAVVPGGLMVKSIRGYLRTSDEVSVEARILKLERSRGRRASTIAEYSYRYHGEGYRSTNVALFRDSSDLYQNLKTAHESGTTVRAWIDPDHPSYAVIDREWKWSKIPLAMILFGGFAGVGCHLIYCGWRGHR; encoded by the coding sequence ATGGCCCGTGCTTTGAAGAGGAAGACGGTCATTACAATTCCAAGAAACGAGCGCTTTATCACAATCGCACTGGGTGGCCTGTTCTTGACCATCGGTGCGGTCGTTCCCGGCGGTCTTATGGTCAAGTCGATCCGCGGTTACCTACGAACCAGCGATGAGGTTTCCGTCGAAGCGCGGATCCTCAAGCTGGAACGCAGCCGAGGGAGACGGGCCTCGACCATCGCCGAGTATTCCTACCGCTACCATGGCGAGGGCTACCGCTCTACCAATGTTGCCTTGTTTCGGGACAGTTCAGATCTCTATCAAAACCTGAAAACGGCCCATGAATCCGGCACTACGGTTCGGGCTTGGATCGATCCGGACCATCCCTCCTATGCGGTGATCGACCGTGAATGGAAATGGTCGAAGATCCCGCTTGCGATGATCCTCTTTGGCGGATTCGCGGGCGTTGGATGTCACCTCATATACTGCGGATGGAGAGGCCATCGATAG